From Camelus bactrianus isolate YW-2024 breed Bactrian camel chromosome 16, ASM4877302v1, whole genome shotgun sequence, the proteins below share one genomic window:
- the LOC141573519 gene encoding uncharacterized protein LOC141573519 — MKNLTLKFTRTPVFRDRRAQPGPASGRLVYPARSFSAPGDPFPSCSGALAGAPGASGVAPRAHHPPLAGSGGAGETRTRDPHRSPPGSAPRPLPRPHRPRPGSSSEWERAARGRSSCVSGAASARSLVTRTLSLAVTSWRNGSASDSRSEGCVFKSRRGQAGFFSSPAAGARKERGEGVLSPPQDAEPALFPRTANTGLTDTRLPPGRRLAARRGGPPSCPEGGNGPPPRPSKPRPWELRGVGLTGARTSASSGLSSARTATGYVETGSAAPPGSPGLPSERRPPARVRTPAGAKPAGRGRRPRDRVHLHPGDPATHGRPRAANAGEAQPRGAAPGDRGVHSPGPALTFLRPSGRLGFSWGSSSRTRGRR, encoded by the exons ATGAAAAATCTGACCCTGAAGTTCACACGGACCCCTGTTTTCCGGGACCGCCGAGCTCAGCCTGGCCCCGCCAGCGGGCGG CTCGTTTATCCAGCCCGCAGTTTCTCGGCGCCGGGAGACCCCTTTCCTTCTTGTTCGGGGGCGCTGGCAGGTGCCCCAGGCGCATCAGGGGTCGCCCCGCGCGCCCACCACCCTCCGTTGGCGGGCAGCGGCGGGGCCGGCGAGACTCGAACCCGAGATCCCCACCGCTCCCCGCCCGGCTCCGCgccgcgccccctcccccggccgCACAGACCACGCCCAGGCTCCTCCTCCGAGTGGGAGCGGGCGGCGCGCGGACGCAGCAGCTGCGTCTCCGGGGCCGCATCAGCAAGGTCTTTAGTGACGCGGACGCTCTCACTCGCTGTGACCTCGTGGCGCAATGGTAGCGCGTCTGACTCCAGATCAGAAGGTTGCGTGTTCAAGTCACGTCGGGGTCAAGCCGGCTTTTTTTCCTCTCCGGCTGCAGGGGCGCGTAAGGAGCGGGGGGAGGGTGTGTTATCGCCGCCGCAGGACGCAGAACCCGCTCTTTTCCCTCGCACCGCGAACACCGGGCTCACAGACACGCGGCTCCCCCCGGGACGGCGGctggcggcgcggcgcggcgggccTCCGAGCTGCCCCGAGGGAGGGAACggaccccctccccgcccctcgaAGCCCCGCCCCTGGGAGCTCCGCGGGGTCGGCCTCACGGGAGCCCGGACATCGGCGTCTTCAGGTCTGTCCTCAGCGAGAACCGCCACCGGGTACGTAGAAACGGGCAGCGCTGCTCCTCCCGgttccccggggctgccctcgGAGCGGCGCCCACCTGCTCGCGTCCGCACACCTGCGGGGGCGAAGCCGGCCGGTAGGGGGCGCCGGCCCCGCGACCGCGTCCACCTGCATCCAGGTGACCCGGCGACTCACGGGCGACCTCGGGCCGCGAACGCGGGCGAGGCTCAGCCCCGCGGTGCGGCGCCAGGTGACAGAGGCGTTCACAGCCCGGGTCCCGCACTGACCTTCCTGCGGCCGTCGGGCCGTTTGGGTTTCAGCTGGGGTTCCAGCTCGCGGACGAGGGGGCGTCGGTGA
- the RNF112 gene encoding RING finger protein 112 isoform X3 — MPRSPLSVISFCHQLGKQERKRSFMGNSGNRWSHTPFPKLELGLVSRPAVPRELPACSICLERLREPISLACGHDFCPRCFSTHRVPGCGPPCCPECRKTCRQRKGLRGLGERIRLLPRRPLPAALQAQETCTVRAEPLLLVRINASGGLILRMGAVNRCLKHPLARDTPVCLLAVLGEQHSGKTFLLNHLLRGLPGLESGEGSWPRGGGSLQGFRWGASSLTRGIWMWSHPFLLGKEGRKVAVFLVDTGDALSPELSRETRTRLCALTAMLSSYQILTTSQELKDTDLEHLETFVHVAEVMGRHYGMVPIQHLDLLVRDSSHPSKVGQGHVGDIIQKLCGKYPKVQELLQGRRARCYLLPAPGRWWASQSHSSPGDTDGDARHLRTYVADVLSAAPQHAKSRCQGYWSEGRPVARGDRRLLTGQQLAQEIKNLSGWMGRMGPGCASPDEMAAQLQDLRTVEAAKKEFEEYVRQQDVATKRIFSALRVLPDTMRNLLSAQKEALLARHGAALLCSGREQTLGALEAELQAEAKAFMDSYTVRFCGHLAAVGGAVGAGLMGLAGGVVGAGMAAAALAAEAGMVAAGAAVGATGAAVVGGGVGAGLAATVGCMEKEEDERVQGGDREPLLQEE, encoded by the exons GTCGCACACGCCGTTCCCCAagctggagctggggctggtGTCCCGGCCGGCGGTGCCCCGGGAGCTGCCCGCCTGCTCCATCTGCCTGGAGAGGCTGCGCGAGCCCATCTCGCTGGCCTGTGGCCACGACTTCTGCCCGCGGTGCTTCAGCACCCACCGCGTGCCGGGCTGCGGGCCGCCTTGCTGCCCCGAGTGCCGCAAGACCTGCCGGCAGCGGAAGGGGCTgcggggcctgggggagaggaTCAGGCTGCTGCCGCGGAGGCCACTGCCCGCCGCGCTGCAG GCCCAGGAGACCTGCACCGTCAGGGCCGAGCCGCTGCTGCTGGTGCGGATCAACGCCTCCGGGGGCCTCATCCTGAGGATGGGGGCCGTCAACCGCTGCCTGAAGCACCCCCTGGCTAGGGACACCCCTGTCTGCCTCCTCGCTGTCCTTGGGGAGCAGCACTCGGGCAAGACCTTCCTCCTCAACCACCTGCTCCGGGGCCTGCCTGGCCTG GAGTCTGGCGAGGGCAGCTGGCCGAGGGGAGGAGGCTCCCTGCAGGGGTTCAGATGGGGTGCCAGCAGCCTGACCAGGGGCATCTGGATGTGGAGTCACCCCTTCctgctggggaaggaggggaggaag GTGGCTGTGTTTCTGGTGGACACAGGGGATGCCCTGAGCCCTGAGCTGAGCAGAGAAACAAGGACCAGGCTCTGCGCCCTCACCGCCATGCTGAGCTCCTACCAG ATCCTCACCACCTCCCAGGAGCTTAAGGATACAGACCTGGAACATCTGGAG ACGTTTGTCCATGTGGCCGAGGTGATGGGCAGACACTATGGGATGGTGCCAATCCAG CACCTGGACCTCCTAGTTCGTGACTCATCCCACCCCAGCAAGGTGGGGCAGGGGCACGTGGGTGACATCATCCAG AAATTGTGCGGCAAATACCCCAAGGTCCAGGAGCTGCTCCAAGGGCGGCGAGCTCGCTGTTATCTCCTGCCTGCTCCCGGGAGGTGGTGGGCCAGCCAGAGCCACAGCAGCCCAGGCG ACACAGATGGTGATGCCCGCCACCTCCGCACCTACGTGGCCGATGTGCTGAGCGCAGCCCCCCAGCACGCCAAGAGCCGCTGCCAGGGGTACTGGAGCGAGGGGCGCCCTGTGGCCCGGGGGGACCGACGCCTGCTCACAGGGCAGCAGCTGGCTCAGGAAATCAAG AACCTCTCTGGCTGGATGGGCAGGATGGGACCCGGGTGTGCCTCTCCAGACGAG ATGGCCGCCCAGCTGCAGGACCTGCGGACCGTGGAAGCCGCCAAGAAAGAGTTTGAGGAGTATGTGCGGCAACAG GACGTGGCCACCAAGCGCATATTCTCTGCACTCCGGGTGCTGCCAGACACCATGCGGAACCTCCTCTCGGCCCAGAAGGAAGCGCTCCTAGCCCGGCACGGGGCGGCCTTGCTGTGCTCAGGCCGGGAGCAGACCCTCGGGGCCCTGGAGGCCGAGCTGCAGGCCGAGGCCAAGGCCTTCATGGACTCCTACACCGTGCGCTTCTGCGGCCACCTGGCTGCCGTGGGCGGCGCTGTGGGCGCGGGGCTTATGGGCCTGGCAGGGGGCGTAGTGGGTGCGGGCATGGCCGCGGCGGCATTGGCGGCGGAGGCTGGGATGGTGGCAGCTGGGGCTGCGGTAGGGGCCACGGGGGCCGCGGTGGTTGGGGGAGGCGTGGGCGCTGGGTTGGCAGCCACTGTGGGCTGcatggagaaggaggaggatgaGAGGGTGCAGGGAGGGGACCGGGAGCCCCTGCTGCAGGAGGAGTGA
- the RNF112 gene encoding RING finger protein 112 isoform X1, with protein sequence MGLRRGDGGPETQGEGRSLDSLLNNIFVPCPHLLSKERKRSFMGNSGNRWSHTPFPKLELGLVSRPAVPRELPACSICLERLREPISLACGHDFCPRCFSTHRVPGCGPPCCPECRKTCRQRKGLRGLGERIRLLPRRPLPAALQAQETCTVRAEPLLLVRINASGGLILRMGAVNRCLKHPLARDTPVCLLAVLGEQHSGKTFLLNHLLRGLPGLESGEGSWPRGGGSLQGFRWGASSLTRGIWMWSHPFLLGKEGRKVAVFLVDTGDALSPELSRETRTRLCALTAMLSSYQILTTSQELKDTDLEHLETFVHVAEVMGRHYGMVPIQHLDLLVRDSSHPSKVGQGHVGDIIQKLCGKYPKVQELLQGRRARCYLLPAPGRWWASQSHSSPGDTDGDARHLRTYVADVLSAAPQHAKSRCQGYWSEGRPVARGDRRLLTGQQLAQEIKNLSGWMGRMGPGCASPDEMAAQLQDLRTVEAAKKEFEEYVRQQDVATKRIFSALRVLPDTMRNLLSAQKEALLARHGAALLCSGREQTLGALEAELQAEAKAFMDSYTVRFCGHLAAVGGAVGAGLMGLAGGVVGAGMAAAALAAEAGMVAAGAAVGATGAAVVGGGVGAGLAATVGCMEKEEDERVQGGDREPLLQEE encoded by the exons GTCGCACACGCCGTTCCCCAagctggagctggggctggtGTCCCGGCCGGCGGTGCCCCGGGAGCTGCCCGCCTGCTCCATCTGCCTGGAGAGGCTGCGCGAGCCCATCTCGCTGGCCTGTGGCCACGACTTCTGCCCGCGGTGCTTCAGCACCCACCGCGTGCCGGGCTGCGGGCCGCCTTGCTGCCCCGAGTGCCGCAAGACCTGCCGGCAGCGGAAGGGGCTgcggggcctgggggagaggaTCAGGCTGCTGCCGCGGAGGCCACTGCCCGCCGCGCTGCAG GCCCAGGAGACCTGCACCGTCAGGGCCGAGCCGCTGCTGCTGGTGCGGATCAACGCCTCCGGGGGCCTCATCCTGAGGATGGGGGCCGTCAACCGCTGCCTGAAGCACCCCCTGGCTAGGGACACCCCTGTCTGCCTCCTCGCTGTCCTTGGGGAGCAGCACTCGGGCAAGACCTTCCTCCTCAACCACCTGCTCCGGGGCCTGCCTGGCCTG GAGTCTGGCGAGGGCAGCTGGCCGAGGGGAGGAGGCTCCCTGCAGGGGTTCAGATGGGGTGCCAGCAGCCTGACCAGGGGCATCTGGATGTGGAGTCACCCCTTCctgctggggaaggaggggaggaag GTGGCTGTGTTTCTGGTGGACACAGGGGATGCCCTGAGCCCTGAGCTGAGCAGAGAAACAAGGACCAGGCTCTGCGCCCTCACCGCCATGCTGAGCTCCTACCAG ATCCTCACCACCTCCCAGGAGCTTAAGGATACAGACCTGGAACATCTGGAG ACGTTTGTCCATGTGGCCGAGGTGATGGGCAGACACTATGGGATGGTGCCAATCCAG CACCTGGACCTCCTAGTTCGTGACTCATCCCACCCCAGCAAGGTGGGGCAGGGGCACGTGGGTGACATCATCCAG AAATTGTGCGGCAAATACCCCAAGGTCCAGGAGCTGCTCCAAGGGCGGCGAGCTCGCTGTTATCTCCTGCCTGCTCCCGGGAGGTGGTGGGCCAGCCAGAGCCACAGCAGCCCAGGCG ACACAGATGGTGATGCCCGCCACCTCCGCACCTACGTGGCCGATGTGCTGAGCGCAGCCCCCCAGCACGCCAAGAGCCGCTGCCAGGGGTACTGGAGCGAGGGGCGCCCTGTGGCCCGGGGGGACCGACGCCTGCTCACAGGGCAGCAGCTGGCTCAGGAAATCAAG AACCTCTCTGGCTGGATGGGCAGGATGGGACCCGGGTGTGCCTCTCCAGACGAG ATGGCCGCCCAGCTGCAGGACCTGCGGACCGTGGAAGCCGCCAAGAAAGAGTTTGAGGAGTATGTGCGGCAACAG GACGTGGCCACCAAGCGCATATTCTCTGCACTCCGGGTGCTGCCAGACACCATGCGGAACCTCCTCTCGGCCCAGAAGGAAGCGCTCCTAGCCCGGCACGGGGCGGCCTTGCTGTGCTCAGGCCGGGAGCAGACCCTCGGGGCCCTGGAGGCCGAGCTGCAGGCCGAGGCCAAGGCCTTCATGGACTCCTACACCGTGCGCTTCTGCGGCCACCTGGCTGCCGTGGGCGGCGCTGTGGGCGCGGGGCTTATGGGCCTGGCAGGGGGCGTAGTGGGTGCGGGCATGGCCGCGGCGGCATTGGCGGCGGAGGCTGGGATGGTGGCAGCTGGGGCTGCGGTAGGGGCCACGGGGGCCGCGGTGGTTGGGGGAGGCGTGGGCGCTGGGTTGGCAGCCACTGTGGGCTGcatggagaaggaggaggatgaGAGGGTGCAGGGAGGGGACCGGGAGCCCCTGCTGCAGGAGGAGTGA
- the RNF112 gene encoding RING finger protein 112 isoform X2, with product MGLRRGDGGPETQGEGRSLDSLLNNIFVPCPHLLSKERKRSFMGNSGNRWSHTPFPKLELGLVSRPAVPRELPACSICLERLREPISLACGHDFCPRCFSTHRVPGCGPPCCPECRKTCRQRKGLRGLGERIRLLPRRPLPAALQAQETCTVRAEPLLLVRINASGGLILRMGAVNRCLKHPLARDTPVCLLAVLGEQHSGKTFLLNHLLRGLPGLESGEGSWPRGGGSLQGFRWGASSLTRGIWMWSHPFLLGKEGRKVAVFLVDTGDALSPELSRETRTRLCALTAMLSSYQILTTSQELKDTDLEHLETFVHVAEVMGRHYGMVPIQHLDLLVRDSSHPSKVGQGHVGDIIQKLCGKYPKVQELLQGRRARCYLLPAPGRWWASQSHSSPGDGDARHLRTYVADVLSAAPQHAKSRCQGYWSEGRPVARGDRRLLTGQQLAQEIKNLSGWMGRMGPGCASPDEMAAQLQDLRTVEAAKKEFEEYVRQQDVATKRIFSALRVLPDTMRNLLSAQKEALLARHGAALLCSGREQTLGALEAELQAEAKAFMDSYTVRFCGHLAAVGGAVGAGLMGLAGGVVGAGMAAAALAAEAGMVAAGAAVGATGAAVVGGGVGAGLAATVGCMEKEEDERVQGGDREPLLQEE from the exons GTCGCACACGCCGTTCCCCAagctggagctggggctggtGTCCCGGCCGGCGGTGCCCCGGGAGCTGCCCGCCTGCTCCATCTGCCTGGAGAGGCTGCGCGAGCCCATCTCGCTGGCCTGTGGCCACGACTTCTGCCCGCGGTGCTTCAGCACCCACCGCGTGCCGGGCTGCGGGCCGCCTTGCTGCCCCGAGTGCCGCAAGACCTGCCGGCAGCGGAAGGGGCTgcggggcctgggggagaggaTCAGGCTGCTGCCGCGGAGGCCACTGCCCGCCGCGCTGCAG GCCCAGGAGACCTGCACCGTCAGGGCCGAGCCGCTGCTGCTGGTGCGGATCAACGCCTCCGGGGGCCTCATCCTGAGGATGGGGGCCGTCAACCGCTGCCTGAAGCACCCCCTGGCTAGGGACACCCCTGTCTGCCTCCTCGCTGTCCTTGGGGAGCAGCACTCGGGCAAGACCTTCCTCCTCAACCACCTGCTCCGGGGCCTGCCTGGCCTG GAGTCTGGCGAGGGCAGCTGGCCGAGGGGAGGAGGCTCCCTGCAGGGGTTCAGATGGGGTGCCAGCAGCCTGACCAGGGGCATCTGGATGTGGAGTCACCCCTTCctgctggggaaggaggggaggaag GTGGCTGTGTTTCTGGTGGACACAGGGGATGCCCTGAGCCCTGAGCTGAGCAGAGAAACAAGGACCAGGCTCTGCGCCCTCACCGCCATGCTGAGCTCCTACCAG ATCCTCACCACCTCCCAGGAGCTTAAGGATACAGACCTGGAACATCTGGAG ACGTTTGTCCATGTGGCCGAGGTGATGGGCAGACACTATGGGATGGTGCCAATCCAG CACCTGGACCTCCTAGTTCGTGACTCATCCCACCCCAGCAAGGTGGGGCAGGGGCACGTGGGTGACATCATCCAG AAATTGTGCGGCAAATACCCCAAGGTCCAGGAGCTGCTCCAAGGGCGGCGAGCTCGCTGTTATCTCCTGCCTGCTCCCGGGAGGTGGTGGGCCAGCCAGAGCCACAGCAGCCCAGGCG ATGGTGATGCCCGCCACCTCCGCACCTACGTGGCCGATGTGCTGAGCGCAGCCCCCCAGCACGCCAAGAGCCGCTGCCAGGGGTACTGGAGCGAGGGGCGCCCTGTGGCCCGGGGGGACCGACGCCTGCTCACAGGGCAGCAGCTGGCTCAGGAAATCAAG AACCTCTCTGGCTGGATGGGCAGGATGGGACCCGGGTGTGCCTCTCCAGACGAG ATGGCCGCCCAGCTGCAGGACCTGCGGACCGTGGAAGCCGCCAAGAAAGAGTTTGAGGAGTATGTGCGGCAACAG GACGTGGCCACCAAGCGCATATTCTCTGCACTCCGGGTGCTGCCAGACACCATGCGGAACCTCCTCTCGGCCCAGAAGGAAGCGCTCCTAGCCCGGCACGGGGCGGCCTTGCTGTGCTCAGGCCGGGAGCAGACCCTCGGGGCCCTGGAGGCCGAGCTGCAGGCCGAGGCCAAGGCCTTCATGGACTCCTACACCGTGCGCTTCTGCGGCCACCTGGCTGCCGTGGGCGGCGCTGTGGGCGCGGGGCTTATGGGCCTGGCAGGGGGCGTAGTGGGTGCGGGCATGGCCGCGGCGGCATTGGCGGCGGAGGCTGGGATGGTGGCAGCTGGGGCTGCGGTAGGGGCCACGGGGGCCGCGGTGGTTGGGGGAGGCGTGGGCGCTGGGTTGGCAGCCACTGTGGGCTGcatggagaaggaggaggatgaGAGGGTGCAGGGAGGGGACCGGGAGCCCCTGCTGCAGGAGGAGTGA
- the RNF112 gene encoding RING finger protein 112 isoform X4 — protein MPRSPLSVISFCHQLGKQERKRSFMGNSGNRWSHTPFPKLELGLVSRPAVPRELPACSICLERLREPISLACGHDFCPRCFSTHRVPGCGPPCCPECRKTCRQRKGLRGLGERIRLLPRRPLPAALQAQETCTVRAEPLLLVRINASGGLILRMGAVNRCLKHPLARDTPVCLLAVLGEQHSGKTFLLNHLLRGLPGLESGEGSWPRGGGSLQGFRWGASSLTRGIWMWSHPFLLGKEGRKVAVFLVDTGDALSPELSRETRTRLCALTAMLSSYQILTTSQELKDTDLEHLETFVHVAEVMGRHYGMVPIQHLDLLVRDSSHPSKVGQGHVGDIIQKLCGKYPKVQELLQGRRARCYLLPAPGRWWASQSHSSPGDGDARHLRTYVADVLSAAPQHAKSRCQGYWSEGRPVARGDRRLLTGQQLAQEIKNLSGWMGRMGPGCASPDEMAAQLQDLRTVEAAKKEFEEYVRQQDVATKRIFSALRVLPDTMRNLLSAQKEALLARHGAALLCSGREQTLGALEAELQAEAKAFMDSYTVRFCGHLAAVGGAVGAGLMGLAGGVVGAGMAAAALAAEAGMVAAGAAVGATGAAVVGGGVGAGLAATVGCMEKEEDERVQGGDREPLLQEE, from the exons GTCGCACACGCCGTTCCCCAagctggagctggggctggtGTCCCGGCCGGCGGTGCCCCGGGAGCTGCCCGCCTGCTCCATCTGCCTGGAGAGGCTGCGCGAGCCCATCTCGCTGGCCTGTGGCCACGACTTCTGCCCGCGGTGCTTCAGCACCCACCGCGTGCCGGGCTGCGGGCCGCCTTGCTGCCCCGAGTGCCGCAAGACCTGCCGGCAGCGGAAGGGGCTgcggggcctgggggagaggaTCAGGCTGCTGCCGCGGAGGCCACTGCCCGCCGCGCTGCAG GCCCAGGAGACCTGCACCGTCAGGGCCGAGCCGCTGCTGCTGGTGCGGATCAACGCCTCCGGGGGCCTCATCCTGAGGATGGGGGCCGTCAACCGCTGCCTGAAGCACCCCCTGGCTAGGGACACCCCTGTCTGCCTCCTCGCTGTCCTTGGGGAGCAGCACTCGGGCAAGACCTTCCTCCTCAACCACCTGCTCCGGGGCCTGCCTGGCCTG GAGTCTGGCGAGGGCAGCTGGCCGAGGGGAGGAGGCTCCCTGCAGGGGTTCAGATGGGGTGCCAGCAGCCTGACCAGGGGCATCTGGATGTGGAGTCACCCCTTCctgctggggaaggaggggaggaag GTGGCTGTGTTTCTGGTGGACACAGGGGATGCCCTGAGCCCTGAGCTGAGCAGAGAAACAAGGACCAGGCTCTGCGCCCTCACCGCCATGCTGAGCTCCTACCAG ATCCTCACCACCTCCCAGGAGCTTAAGGATACAGACCTGGAACATCTGGAG ACGTTTGTCCATGTGGCCGAGGTGATGGGCAGACACTATGGGATGGTGCCAATCCAG CACCTGGACCTCCTAGTTCGTGACTCATCCCACCCCAGCAAGGTGGGGCAGGGGCACGTGGGTGACATCATCCAG AAATTGTGCGGCAAATACCCCAAGGTCCAGGAGCTGCTCCAAGGGCGGCGAGCTCGCTGTTATCTCCTGCCTGCTCCCGGGAGGTGGTGGGCCAGCCAGAGCCACAGCAGCCCAGGCG ATGGTGATGCCCGCCACCTCCGCACCTACGTGGCCGATGTGCTGAGCGCAGCCCCCCAGCACGCCAAGAGCCGCTGCCAGGGGTACTGGAGCGAGGGGCGCCCTGTGGCCCGGGGGGACCGACGCCTGCTCACAGGGCAGCAGCTGGCTCAGGAAATCAAG AACCTCTCTGGCTGGATGGGCAGGATGGGACCCGGGTGTGCCTCTCCAGACGAG ATGGCCGCCCAGCTGCAGGACCTGCGGACCGTGGAAGCCGCCAAGAAAGAGTTTGAGGAGTATGTGCGGCAACAG GACGTGGCCACCAAGCGCATATTCTCTGCACTCCGGGTGCTGCCAGACACCATGCGGAACCTCCTCTCGGCCCAGAAGGAAGCGCTCCTAGCCCGGCACGGGGCGGCCTTGCTGTGCTCAGGCCGGGAGCAGACCCTCGGGGCCCTGGAGGCCGAGCTGCAGGCCGAGGCCAAGGCCTTCATGGACTCCTACACCGTGCGCTTCTGCGGCCACCTGGCTGCCGTGGGCGGCGCTGTGGGCGCGGGGCTTATGGGCCTGGCAGGGGGCGTAGTGGGTGCGGGCATGGCCGCGGCGGCATTGGCGGCGGAGGCTGGGATGGTGGCAGCTGGGGCTGCGGTAGGGGCCACGGGGGCCGCGGTGGTTGGGGGAGGCGTGGGCGCTGGGTTGGCAGCCACTGTGGGCTGcatggagaaggaggaggatgaGAGGGTGCAGGGAGGGGACCGGGAGCCCCTGCTGCAGGAGGAGTGA